The sequence below is a genomic window from Selenomonas ruminantium subsp. lactilytica TAM6421.
TGGCCCGCACATGTTCCACATGGATGATTTCCGGCTGGTCGCCCACAATCTTGATATCATAAGCGCGGCGCTCATTGATAAGATCCACCAGTTCCTTATTCACATCAACGAAGGTTACCTCATAACCAGAACGGACTAAAAGTTCCCCGATAAAGCCTCTGCCGATATTGCCTGCACCAAAATGAATTGCCTTTTTCATGATATTTACCTCCAAAATTCGTCAAAAAAATTGTCCCTTTTCCCCAGGATAGACTCCTGCCAGGAAAAGGGACATGTTTATTTATTTGTCAGTTTGCCAACGCAAAGCGCTCGTAGAGAACATTTGCGTCTTTTGTCTTGTAGAGCTGTTCCAGCTCCTCATCACTGCATTCATCCATGGTGGCGGCGATATTGGCCAGGATGGAGAGATGATCGTTGTCCTTGCCGGCAATGCCCACGAGGATATGGGCGGTGTCGTTGCCGAACTTAATGCCTTCAGGATACTGGAGCACCACGATACCGGACTGACGGATGGAGTCCTTGACAGCGGCTTCGCCATGGGGAATGGCAATGCCTTTGCCCACATAGGTGCTGATATCGGCTTCGCGTTTGAGCATGCCTTCGATGTAACCTTCGTCCACAAAGCCTGCTTTAACCAGAGCTTTGCCGGCGGCGGTGATAGCTTCTTCCTTGCTCACGCTTTTAAGGCCGAGCTGGATATTCGTGAGGTCCAAAACGTGTTTTTCGCGGGAACCGGACTGACCGGCAGCCATTACGCCGTCCATCTTGTTTTCGGAAAGGCGGGCGATAATCTGCTCAAACACATCATTCTGCGTGAAGTTGCGCACAAGGATATGTTCAGCCTGCGGCGAATCTTCCATGGCACGCTGTGCCAGTTTTTCATGGGTGACGACAATCTGCGCCTCCTTGGGGATATTGCCGATGGCGGCGTTGGTTACGGAGATATGCGTGTAACCTGCATTGCGCAGTTTCTTGCGCAGGCTGGCAGCACCGAGAGCGCTGGAGCCCATGCCGGCATCACAGGCATAAACGATATTCTGCAGTTCGCTGCCGCTGATGCGTACAGCACTTACGGCTACCTGACCACGCTGTTTGCGTTCCTGCATAGCGGCTTTTGCTTCTTCGAGGGATTCGCCGCTTTCTTCTGTGGCGGAAACTTTAATGAATACCGAGGCTACGGCACAAGAAACCACCGTGGCTACGAGGAAGTCTGCCATGTTCGCGATAAAAGCACCTTTCGGCGTCATGGCGAGCACGGCGATAATGGACCCCGGAGAGGACGGAGCGATAAGGCCGCCGCCTAAGAGCTGCAGTGTTGCTACACCAGCCATACCGCCGGCGATAACGGCAATCAGGAGAATCGGCTTCATGAGGACATAGGGGAAGTAAATTTCATGGATACCGCCGAGGAGGTGAATAATCATCGCACCGGGGGTGGAATCTTTGGCCATGCCTTTGCCGAAGAACCAGTAAGCCAGCAGTACGCCAAGGCCGGGGCCGGGATTTGCTTCGAGCAGGAAGAACATGGACTTGCCAAATTCTTCGGCCTGCTGAATCCCCAGCGGTGAGAGCACGCCATGATTGATGGCGTTGTTGAGGAAGAGTATCTTCGCCGGTTCAATGATAACGGATGCCAGCGGCAAAAGACCTGCTGCCACAATGCCTTCTACGCCAGAGCGCAGCACGCCATTAGCAGCCAGCACCACGGGGCCGACGCCGACAAAGGCGAGCACGGCCAAGACACCGCCTAAGATACCTGCCGAGAAGTTATTGACGAGCATTTCAAAGCCCGTGGGAATCTTGTCCTCGATGACGGCATCAAATTTCTTCATCAGGTAGCCAGCCAGTGGGCCCATAATCATGGCACCCAGGAACATGGGAATGTCGGCACCGGCGATAACGCCCGCCGTGGCAATGGTACCGACCACGCCGCCGCGATGTTTATAGACAGCCGCACCGCCGCTATAACCTAAGAGCAGGGGAATGAGCCATTTGCTCATGGGGCCGCCCACCTGCGCTAAGTATTCATTGGGCAACCAGCCCGTGGGAATAAAGAGCGCCGTCAAAAAGCCCCAGGCGATAAATGCACCAATGTTCGGCAAAACCATACCGGACAAAAACCGGCCAAATTTCTGCATGGCTTCCTGAAAGTTGAAGCCCTTGGCAGAAGCTGTCGCTGTACTCATGGATTACCCCTCCATCAATTCCTTGTATTTCTTGGCATGAAATTCCTGGAATATGCGGACCAATTCCTCGTGAATCAGCCGCTTGTTCCCTTCATGCAACACTTCGATAAAGCCCCACCGCTCCAACAGGATGGCGGATATATAACCAATTGTCTCTAATTCATACGCACTACATTCCTTCGGTGCCACCATCACCGCCGCCGTGCGGATCCGCTCCGTCGGTTCAGCGGGATAGAAGAAGAATTCTCCCATATGCACGATGCCAAAGTGAATGCTCTGTATGTGATTGCTGCGGCAGTGCAGCAGGATCAGATGATTGCCACTGACTGCCGTGCTGCCCTTGTCCTCCCGGGCCAGCAAATCCCGGGCAATAGCTGCCGCTGCAGCTTTTTCCTCGCTGATCTGCCTGCCTGCGAGCTGGGCAACACCCTGCACCGTCATGGATTCTGCATCTTCCGCGAAGAAAAATCCATCCAGCAGGGTAAGGATGCTCTGCTCGTAAGCGGACAAGATCCGCAGGGCCTCCACAAAAGGCAAGCGCTTTGTGCCCTTTGGCTGTTTCTCTGCTACGCTGCCTGCGCTGTTATCCAGCAACGCATCGATCTTTTCCTGATCGTCAGGACTCAGCAGCGCGCTTACCACCACCACCGGCAGCGGCATATGCCGGACCGGCACGGTGGCAATGATGAAATCAGCCTCGTGGCTGGCGAAGTATTCCGGCGTGAGCTGCAATGTCGATACCATATCATGGACGATAAGGTTATCATACATCTGCCGCAGACGGCTGGCCAGCAGGCGGCTCGTCCCCATGCCCGTAGGACAGGCCACGATGACCCGCCGCTCCAGCTTTTTGAGCGTCTGGGTATCATTGAGCGCCGCCCCGAGATGCATGGCGATGTAAGCAATTTCCTCTTCCGGGAAAACGACTTCTAATTCCTGCTCAATCTCCCTCACCGAACCAGCCGCCAGCTGCATCAGTTCCGGATACTCCTGATTCATCTCTCCCAGCAGGGGATTGCGAATCGGCATCCCCATTTTCAGCCTGCTGATGGACGGGCCCAAATGATTGACCAGCCCCGTCAGCAAAGCAGAATTGCGATATAATTTCTGACCACTGAGCCGCTCTGCCGCGCCCATGATCGCCTTGGCCATGCGCACCAGATGGAAATTGTCCAGTGATGCGGGCATGCCCTGCGGCTGGTAACGGCTGCGGGCTCCCAGGATATGCATGGCAATATAGCCTGTTTCTGCCATATTGATTTCAATGGCAAATTCCTGCGCTATTCGCTCCCCCAGCTCCCTTGCCAATGCAAATTCCCGTTTTTGCTGCAATTCCTGCAGCACTTCCGGCGCCAGGTTGATGGGCTCATGACGGCGGATACGCTGTACTGCCAGTGCCAGATGCACCAACAGCCCCACAAATGCCTGGTCGGAAAGTTTTTCCTTCAGACCCTTTTCGGTCTGGCGGATCAAGCGTTCCAAACGCTGGATGATTTCTTTATCTACCAGTTCCAGTAGGTATGAGGAAGCCTTGTCTGCTGCCTGCTCATCTTCGGTGAGATTGGCCTGCACCAGCTGCAAAAGCTGAGCCTCGCCTACATGTTCATAAATATACGTTACGATTGCCTGCCGGATATCCTGTTCCCGGCCCTCGATATAGACACCCAGCCCCGGCTTGCGGACAAGTTTCAGCCCATGTCCCTTAAACCAGCCTTCCAGCTTGTCCAGATCGTTGCTGATGGTGCCATCGGTCACGCCCAAGAGTGATGCGAGGGCAAAGAGCTTTACCGGCTCTTGATTGGGAAGCAGCTGGCTCACGATGATCGAGCGCCGCTCCTCCGGAGAAAAAGTTCTGTCATTCACCTGCCCCAAGAATTCCCTGAGCGAAGCCTGGGCCTCGGCGCCGCCGTCAATCTGGTAGCCCGCCCCCTTCTTTTTGTTCAGGTTCAGGCCGTATGATTTCAATGCTTCCGCCACGGCCGGCAGTTCCCGGGAAACCGTCTTCGTGCTGACGCCCAGCTTTTCCGCCAGTTCCGCCGCACTCTGACCGCCGGATTTCCCCTCGGTCAGCATCTTCAATATTGCTGTCGTTCGCTCACGCAGATTCATCTTCACTTTGCCTCCTATGATCACTCAGAAGCGTATCGAAACCGTTTTGTTTTCCTCTTGTTTCGATGGTTTTATTATAAGGTTTATTCTGGTTTTATACAAGTCAAAGACATTCAATCTTGTCCCGGACAAAAATGGACAAAAATAAAGAATGACGCCATTGCCAAAATACCAGGGATGCTATAAAATAGAACAATCATTATTTATAAAGGAGTCTCTAACCTCTATGACCAATAGCGAAAACGAATGGGACAAGCTGCTGCATATCAGGACCACCGGGCGGGATGATACCATCTCCGACCTCACCCGGTATCCCTATGAGCCAACGGATTACAACGTCCTCGAACAATTGGCCGGCAGCGGCTATATCAGCAGGGAGAATACCGTCGTGGACTATGGCTGCGGCAAGGGCCGTGTCAGCTTCTTTCTGAGCAGCCAGACCAAATGCCATACCATCGGCATCGAATACAATCCCCGCCTCTATGCGCGGGCCTGCAGCAATCAGGAAACCGCCCCTCGCGGCAACCGCGTCACGCTCCTCCAAACCGACGCCATGGACTTTGTCGTCCCTGCAAAAGTTGACCGCTGCTTCTTCTTCAATCCCTTCTCCGTGGAAATCCTGCGCACCGTACTGGAGAATCTGCAAAAATCCTGCCAGGAGTCCCCCCGGGAAATCCTGCTGATCTTCTACTATCCCTCCCCCTCCTACACGGAATACCTCGCTACCGTTTCCCATCTGACACTGATTGATACCATTGCCTGCCGTCCCCAGGGAAAATACGGGGACACCAGGGAAAAGCTGCTGATATTCCGTCTGGCCTGCGCTTAATATTTTATATGCCAAAAGAGAGAACCAACCAATTGGTCAGTTCTCTCTTTTTGTATATGGAATTATGCTTCTACCGTATCGGTTTCCGCCGTTTCTTCAACAGCTTCTTCTACCGGTTTCGGATCGTTATCCACAATCTTGAGGTTGCGGTAACGGCTCATACCCGTACCAGCCGGAATCAGCTTACCGATGATAACATTTTCCTTGAGGCCGATAAGCGGATCAACCTTGCCCTTGATGGCGGCATCCGTGAGTACACGGGTGGTTTCCTGGAAGGAAGCAGCCGACATGAAGGAATCGGTGGCCAGAGATGCCTTGGTGATACCGAGGAGGATCGGTTTGGCCACAGCGGGTTCGCCGTTTTCCTCGATAGCCTTGGTGTTGGCCGTCTCGAACTGGTTGATGTCGATGTACTCGCCAGGCAGGAAGTCCGTGCTGCCGGATTCTTCAATCTTGACCTTATGGAGCATCTGACGAACCATGACTTCGATATGCTTATCGTTGATCTCAACGCCCTGGGACTTATACACTTTCTGTACTTCGTATACCAGATAGCGCTGGGTTGCCTGCAGGCCGCAAACCCGAAGGATATCATGCGGATTGATGGAACCTTCCGTGAGCTTGTCACCCGGCTTCAGATGCATGCCCTGCTTGGCAGCCATACGGGCGCCATAGGGGATTGCATATTCGCGGGCTTCGCCTTCGTCCGGAACAATCGTGACCTTGCGCATGCCCTTACCGGAATCTTCCACTTCAGCACGGCCTTCGATCTCAGCGATGATGGCATGGTGCTTCGGCTTACGTGCTTCGAACAATTCTTCGACACGGGGAAGGCCCTGGGTGATATCGTCACCGGCAACGCCGCCGGAGTGGAACGTACGCATGGTGAGCTGTGTACCCGGTTCACCGATGGACTGAGCTGCGATGATACCAACTGCTTCACCGATTTCAACCTCTGCCTGATTAGCCAGGTCGCGGCCATAGCACTTGATGCAGACGCCGAACTGGGACTTACAGGTCAGCACGCTGCGGATGGATACGCGGTCACGTACCTTTTCGATGCGCTTAGCCAGCTCTTCATCCACCGTATCGTTGATGGAAGCAATGCGCTCGCCCGTAGCCGGGTCATCGATATTTTCAGCCAGCACGCGACCCACGATACGTTCAGCCAGGGATTCGATGATACCATCGCCTTCCTTGATGGCTTCGACTTCAATACCACGGACATTGTTGTTGCGCACGCGGATTTCCTTGGCATCAGATGCCAGGATCGTATCGATGAGCTCAGCCGTAAGCTTCGTGCCGGCAGCCACAACTACGTTGTTTGCAGAATCTACCACATCGCGGGTAATTTCCTTGCCGCTCATTTCGTGAACCATGGAATCCTTAGCCTTGACACGGGCAGCCTCGTCCGGCTCGCCCAGCGTGATGGCTTCGGTAATCATGGCATTGCTGATAGCAGCTTCGGATGCCAGGGAGGAACCACGGACCATGATCTCGCGGATTTCCTTTTCGCCAATGACGGCCAGCTTCTCTTCGTCGAGGATGGTATCCCGGGCAAAGAGGACTTCCTTCGTCTCCGGATCGAAGACATCGGCACCCAGCAGACGGCCCATCAGGCTGTCATTGAGGATTTCCAGTGCGTCGAAGGTGGACTCGGCCAGTCTTGCACGAGCCTGTACCAGGTTCAGCGTGGAAATATCGCAGTCTTCTTCACGGACGATGACATCCTGTGCCACGTCAACCAGACGACGCGTGAGGTAACCGGAGTCAGCCGTACGCAGTGCCGTATCGGCCAGACCTTTACGGGCACCATGGGAAGAAATAAAGTAATCGGATACGGACAGGCCTTCACGGAAGTTGGCCGTGATCGGCAGGTCGATGATCTTACCGGACGGATCAGCCATGAGACCGCGCATACCGGCCAGCTGACGCATCTGCTGTTTGTTACCGCGGGCACCGGAGTCAGCCATCATGAAGATGGGGTTGAAGGCGTCCATGTTGTCCATCATGGCGTCAGCCACGTCATCGGTGGCCTTGGACCAGAGGTCAACAACCTTGTGGTAACGTTCTTCCTCGGTAATCAGACCGCGGTCATAACGACGCTCAACCTTGTTGACGATCTGCTGCGTATCGTTGATGATGGTCTTCTTCTTCGGCGGCACGATAACGTCAGAGATAGCAACGGTCATACCGGCTACGCAGGCGTAGTGATAACCGAGGTTCTTGACATCATCGATGACATGAGCCGTTTCCGTGGCACCAAAGGCGTTGTAGCACTTGGCAACCAGCTTACCCAGCTCTTTCTTATTCATGAGCACGCCCAGGCACCACTGGTCGGACTCTTTATCTTTGTAGTAGTAACGGATTTCCTGCGGCAGGATCTCGTTGAAGATCATGCGGCCCAGGGAGGTCTTGACGAGGCCATAACCTTCGATGCGGCACTGGATAGCAGCCTGCAGGTCGAGGTCATGCTGCTGGTAAGCCAGCAGTGCTTCGGCAATACCCGTGAGGACTTTGCCTTCGCCCTTGGCCCCGGGACGGATATTCGTCAGGTAGTAGGAACCCAGAACCATATCCTGCGACGGAACGATGATAGGCTTACCATCTTTCGGTGCCAGGATGTGGTTGGCAGCCAGCATCAGGATGCGGGCCTCCGTCTGTGCTTCGGAGGACAGCGGCAGATGGATAGCCATCTGGTCACCGTCGAAGTCAGCGTTGTATGCCGTACAAGCCAGCGGATGCAGCTTCAGGGCACGGCCTTCGGTGAGTACCGGCTCGAATGCCTGGATACCCAGACGATGCAGCGTCGGGGCACGGTTCAGGAGAACCGGATGCTCTTTGATAACGCCTTCAAGAACGTCCCAAACCTCAGGTTTAGCACGTTCCACCATGCGTTTGGCGGATTTGATGTTATGCGCAGAACCGGAAGCAACCAGCTTCTTCATAACGAAGGGCTTGAAGAGCTCCAGCGCCATTTCCTTCGGCAGACCGCACTGATGCAGTTTCAGTTCCGGGCCGACAACGATAACGGAACGACCGGAGTAGTCAACGCGCTTACCGAGCAGGTTCTGACGGAAACGGCCCTGCTTACCTTTCAGCATATCGGAAAGGGATTTGAGTGGGCGGTTGCCCGGGCCCGTAACTGGACGGCCGCGGCGGCCGTTATCGATCAGGGCATCGACAGCTTCCTGCAGCATGCGCTTCTCGTTGCGCACGATGATGTCCGGCGCACCGAGATCTAAGAGTCTCTTCAGGCGGTTGTTACGGTTGATCACACGGCGATACAGGTCGTTGAGGTCGGACGTTGCGAAACGGCCGCCATCGAGCTGTACCATCGGGCGCAGTTCCGGCGGAATGACCGGAACGACATCCATGATCATCCAGGACGGCTTGTTGCCGGATTTGCGGAATGCTTCCACAACTTCCAGACGGCGGATAGCACGAATTTTCTTCTGGCCGGAAGCCGTGCGGACTTCCTTGCGCAGAACTTCGCTCATGCGTTCCAGATCAAGCTCGTCGAGGAGTTCTTTGATGGCTTCGGCACCCATGCCAACACGGAAGGTGTTGCCATATTTTTCCAAAGCATCGTGGTATTCCTTTTCGGAGAGCAGGCTCTTCTTCGTGAGGTCCGTGTTTTCCCCGGAATCCAGCACGATGTAGTACGCGAAGTACAGAACCTTTTCCAGCGCGCGCGGGCTGATGTCGAGGATCAGGCCCATGCGGCTCGGAATGCCCTTGAAATACCAAATATGTGAAACCGGCGCAGCCAGTTCGATATGTCCCATGCGCTCGCGGCGGACTTTTGCGCGAGTTACTTCGACACCGCAGCGGTCGCAGACAATGCCCTTATAGCGGATACGCTTGTACTTACCGCAATGGCATTCCCAGTCACGGGTCGGGCCAAAGATACGCTCGCAGAACAGACCATCGCGCTCAGGTTTGAGGGTACGATAGTTGATGGTCTCCGGCTTCTTGACCTCACCGTAGGACCACTCGCGGATTTTGTCCGGAGAGGCCAGACCGATGCGCATCGAATCAAAATTATTTACATCCAGCAAAGAGATGACACTCCCTTCTTATTCCTCACCATTATCCGCATCTTCTGCACCCGGCTCTACGATAGAACCAAGGCTGCCGATATCGGCAATGATGTCGTCCGGCTTCTCATCATCAGAGGGTGCCCCTTCATCATAGGAGTCCTCTGCTTTCGGTGCAGCTGCACCTTCCTGGCTGGGATCTACGCCCGCCACATCAAAGTCAAGTTTCTTGGCCGTCTCGTTGATATCTTCATCATCCTCATCCTGCAAGGAGATTTCCTTGGCATCTTCGTTGAGGACCTTGATATCCAGACCAATGGACTGCAGTTCCTTAATAAGTACCTTGAAGGATTCAGGCACACCCGGTTCGGGGATGTTCTCACCCTTGACGATGGCTTCGTACGCTTTGACACGGCCGACCACATCATCGGACTTGACCGTCAGGATTTCCTGCAGGGTATAAGCAGCGCCGTATGCTTCCAGCGCCCAAACTTCCATTTCGCCGAAACGCTGACCGCCGAACTGAGCTTTACCACCCAGCGGCTGCTGCGTAACGAGGGAGTACGGGCCGGTAGAACGGGCATGAATCTTATCGGCAACCAGATGATGCAGCTTGAGGAAGTACGTGCAGCCAACGGTTACGCGGTTTTCGAACGGTTCACCGGTACGACCATCGTAGAGCACCGTCTTGGCATCGTCAGCCAGACCGGCAGCGCGGATGGTACCGAATACAGCTTCGTCGCTCGCACCGTCGAAGACTGGCGTTGCAATGTGCAGACCAGCCACATCCGGAATTGGCATGCCATTCTTGTCAAAGTCATAACCTGCTTCACGCAGACGGGCTTCCACGGTGGGATCGCCATCCTTGATCTGCTGGCCCAGTACCTTGACGGCCATACCCAGATGCGCTTCGAGAATCTGACCGATGTTCATTCGGGACGGCACGCCCAACGGGTTCAGCACGATATCAACCGGCGTACCATCGGGCAGGAACGGCATATCTTCCTGACGCATGATGCGGGAAACGACACCCTTGTTACCATGACGACCTGCCATCTTATCGCCGACGCTGATCTTACGCTTCTGAGCGATGTAGACGCGCACGAGGCGATTTACGCCAGGCGGCAGTTCGTCGTTGTTGTCGCGGCAGAAGATCTTGACATCCACAATCTTGCCCTGTTCACCATGCGGCACACGCAGGGAAGTATCACGGACTTCGCGGGCCTTCTCACCGAAGATGGCGCGCAGCAGGCGTTCTTCAGCGGTCAGTTCCGTCTCGCCCTTCGGCGTTACTTTACCAACAAGGATATCGCCAGGACGCACGTCAGCACCAATGCGGATGATACCTTCATCATCGAGGTCTTTGAGTGCTTCTTCGGCAACATTGGGGATATCACGGGTGATTTCCTCAGGGCCGAGTTTCGTATCACGGGCATCGCATTCGTATTCTTCGATATGGATGGACGTGTAGAGGTCACGTTTTACGAGGTTTTCAGACAGCAGTACGGCGTCCTCGTAGTTGTAACCTTCCCAAGGCATGTAGGCAACAACGATGTTGTAACCCAGTGCCAGTTCGCCATGGTCCGTAGCCGGGCCGTCAGCGATGGGCTGTTTTTCCACCACTTCATCGCCCTTGTAGACGATAGGAATCTGGTTGATGCAGGTTCCCTGGTTGGAACGGATGAATTTCTGTAATTTATAATGGTCAAGCTCGCCATTCTTCGTGCGGACATCGATGTAATCAGCCGTTACATTCTCAACCACACCGGCACGTTTGGCCAGGATCATGACGCCGGAGTCGCAGGCTGCCTTGTATTCCATACCGGTACCAACGAGCGGTGCCTGCGTACGGAGCAGAGGTACAGCCTGACGCTGCATGTTCGCACCCATCAGGGCACGGTTCGCATCGTCGTTTTCGAGGAATGGGATCATCGCCGTAGCGATGGAGAACACCTGACGCGGGCTCACGTCCATGTAGTCAACGGTTTCACGGGCATGCAGACCAGTTTCCTCGTTGTAACGAGCCGTTACACGGGGATTCACGAACCATTCGTTTTCGTCCAGCGGTTCGTTGGCCTGTGCGATTACAAGCTCATCCTCTTCATCAGCGGTGAGGTAACGCACTTCGTCCGTTACGCGCTGGGTTTCCTTGTCCACACGGCGGTACGGCGTTTCCATGAAGCCGAACTGGTTCACGCGGGCATAGGTTGCCAGCGAACCGATCAGACCGATGTTCGGGCCTTCAGGAGACTCTACCGGGCACATACGGCCGTAATGGGAGTTATGTACGTCGCGGACTTCGAAGCCTGCGCGTTCACGGGACAGACCGCCCGGGCCCAGGGCCGACAGACGACGCTTATGGGTAAGTTCGGACAGCGGGTTGTGCTGGTCCATGAACTGGGACAGCTGGGAGGAACCAAAGAATTCCTTGATGGCTGCCACCACCGGACGGATGTTGATCAGAGCCTGCGGCGTGATGACATCCACGTCCTGGATGGTCATGCGCTCACGTACCACACGTTCCATACGAGACAGACCGATGCGGAACTGATTCTGCAGCAGTTCGCCTACCGCACGTACGCGGCGGTTGCCCAGATGGT
It includes:
- the rpoB gene encoding DNA-directed RNA polymerase subunit beta, coding for MLFNPVPVGKRTRYSYAKIKEVMEMPHLLDIQRNSYQWFLDEGLQDIFNDISPIQDFSGNLVLSFESFSLGEPKYELDECKERDVTLAAPIRVNVRLINRETGEIKEQEVFMGDFPLMTDTGTFIINGAERVIVSQLVRSPGAYYGEEIDPTGKHLYNATVIPNRGAWIELETDTNDVVSVRIDRTRKMPVTYFIRALGFATDEEIIDLFGEDPRIMNTLERDGEDVKSQGKAVIEIYRRLRPGEPANEDNAQQLLDSLFFDPKRYDLATVGRYKLTKKLGWKRRILGKVLAEPIVDMETGEIVVPANEVVTEDMLDAVDVERERQIFGEGNIVQLYLLKKDGSRMKLLCSPTLDIHDRTITKNDIIASINYLLNLMDGVGSTDDIDHLGNRRVRAVGELLQNQFRIGLSRMERVVRERMTIQDVDVITPQALINIRPVVAAIKEFFGSSQLSQFMDQHNPLSELTHKRRLSALGPGGLSRERAGFEVRDVHNSHYGRMCPVESPEGPNIGLIGSLATYARVNQFGFMETPYRRVDKETQRVTDEVRYLTADEEDELVIAQANEPLDENEWFVNPRVTARYNEETGLHARETVDYMDVSPRQVFSIATAMIPFLENDDANRALMGANMQRQAVPLLRTQAPLVGTGMEYKAACDSGVMILAKRAGVVENVTADYIDVRTKNGELDHYKLQKFIRSNQGTCINQIPIVYKGDEVVEKQPIADGPATDHGELALGYNIVVAYMPWEGYNYEDAVLLSENLVKRDLYTSIHIEEYECDARDTKLGPEEITRDIPNVAEEALKDLDDEGIIRIGADVRPGDILVGKVTPKGETELTAEERLLRAIFGEKAREVRDTSLRVPHGEQGKIVDVKIFCRDNNDELPPGVNRLVRVYIAQKRKISVGDKMAGRHGNKGVVSRIMRQEDMPFLPDGTPVDIVLNPLGVPSRMNIGQILEAHLGMAVKVLGQQIKDGDPTVEARLREAGYDFDKNGMPIPDVAGLHIATPVFDGASDEAVFGTIRAAGLADDAKTVLYDGRTGEPFENRVTVGCTYFLKLHHLVADKIHARSTGPYSLVTQQPLGGKAQFGGQRFGEMEVWALEAYGAAYTLQEILTVKSDDVVGRVKAYEAIVKGENIPEPGVPESFKVLIKELQSIGLDIKVLNEDAKEISLQDEDDEDINETAKKLDFDVAGVDPSQEGAAAPKAEDSYDEGAPSDDEKPDDIIADIGSLGSIVEPGAEDADNGEE